The sequence TTAAATTACCCCATAGGCTCAGGGCAAACGACCGTCTGCCCCTACTGGATTCTATCGCGGCTAATCTCGACTGCGACCTGGCCGGTGTAGTCAGGAATGGGGGGGGTGAGCTTGGTTACTTTGACGGTCACCCGCTGTAGGCGCGGATCAGACTCTAGGGCAGAGGCGGCGATCGCCCCTGCCAGCCGCTCAATCAGCGCAAACTTGGCTTCTCGAATAATCTGCTGAGTGCCCGCGATCACAGTGCGGTAGTCGTGGGTGTCGGTGAGGCGATCGCTCTGGGTGGCTTCTGCTAAATCCAAGTACAGAATAATGTCGGCCTGAAACCACTGGCCCAGCACATTTTCTTCGGGCAGTGCCCCCGTGTAGCCGTAGGCGCGAATGTTGGTGAGGTGAATGGCATCCATGTGTCGGGCGCTGTATACCAACTAAAACCCCCCTTTACTAAGGGGGGCAGGGGAGATCCTGGAGGGAAATTGGGTTGGGAGACAGTCTGCTGCCGGAGGGCCAACAACTGCCGGAGGGCAAACCACCGTTTGCCCCTACTTGAGCCAGCCCTTTAGGCGGGCGGCTACCTGGGGCCGCCGCAGCTTGCGCATGGCCTTAGTTTGAATTTGGCGCACCCGCTCCCGCGACAGATTAAAGATGCCGCCCACCTCTTCGAGGGTGTGGGTTTCGCCCGTGGTGAGGCCATAGCGCAGGGTAATGATGTCTTTTTCGCGCTCGGTCAGCACCTCGGCCAGCACGCTGGTAATCTCCTGGCGCATCATGTTTTCGCTAATTTTTGACTCCGGCGTTTGGGTACGGCTGTCTTCGAGCAGCTCCATCAGCTCGGTGTCTTCGCCTTTGCCGACGCGGTGGTTTAGAGAGAGCGATCGCCTGCGCACCTGCTGCAAACTTCTCAGTTGTTCAACCGTCACATCTAGGGCATCGGCCAATTCTTGTTCGCTGGGGTTGCGCTGTAAATCGCGACGCAGATCGCGGTGAGCTTTTTTAAGCTTGTTCAACTTTTCCACAATGTGGATCGGCAAACGAATGGTGCGGGCATCGTTGGCAATGGTGCGGGTAATGCCCTGACGAATCCACCAGTAGGCGTAGGTCGAAAATTTGTAGCCTTTGTCGGGATCAAATTTTTCGGTAGCGCGGTTTAGGCCGAGGGCACCTTCCTGAATTAAATCGAGAAAAGGCACCCCACGATTTAAATAGCGCTTGGCGATCGACACCACCAGCCGCAGATTTGATCGGATCATGCGCCGCTTTGCCGTGCGACCCTCATGGAGCTTTTGGGTAAACTCAGGTTCGCTGAGCTTCATTTTTTCGACCAGTTCTTGCCGGGTAGGTTTTCGACCTAGCTCCTTCTGAAGTTTTTCGCTGGCAGCTTCTACCTTAGATAAGAAGCGAACCTGCCGGGCTAACTCAATTTCTTCACTGGGTTTGAGCAGGGGATAGCGGGCCATCTCTTTAAAGAAGGCACCTACGGCATCATCGGTGAGGGTTTTGCTGTAGCCCGACAACCCCATCTCCGACATGGCTTCTGACTGAGAAAACTTGGCTAAGACCTCGCGATCTTCGTCCCATGCGGTTAGGTCAGGGGTTAATTCGCTATCGGCAGCAGAGACCTTTTCGGCCACCCTATTTAGGTCGGGGGCAAATCCATCCAGCGATTCGTCGGCCCAGGCTATAGAACTATCTCTGTCGGAGTTATACGTAGTAGTCATGGGGTAAATAAAACGGTATACCTACAGGACGAAGCATGCAGATTGAAGAATGAATATCAGGCTGCCCTGCCGACGGCAACCCTCCAGCAAAACCTCTTGATCCCAAACCAAATCTTTGGATTTATTTTGTGAGTCCACAATACGGATTTTTCTACGAATTCCTAGGCAATGTAACATTTCTTTGGCATCTTGCGTAGTGTAACAGCGAATCCACAAAATGAACGGCAACTTAGCGGTAATTAGCCGCCAATTTTTGCTATCCTCGGTTGCTTTGTTGATCTATTGATCTCTATCTAGGAAGAATCTACCCAACCGGGCAGGCAAACATCGCTTGCTGATGGTTTGCGGTGAGTCTCTCAAATTTTCTGGAGTGGTGAGGAAAACTTTTCCACGGTCTGTGGAAAAGTTTTTTAAACTGTGGAAAAGTTTTCCACAGACCGTGGAAACTAAGGACTCTTTATAAATAGAAAACGACTGGGCGGTTAGATTGCAATTGAGGGCAGACTCTTCCCGGCGTCTCAATCCACCTCTTACACTGGCAGAGGTAATGTATCGGGATAACGACGCGTGGGCTTTGGCGATAGTGCAATTCTGCCCCAGTGGGTCAACGTTTTGGTGGACTATGGCGGTCAGCCCGCAACCTATACCTACGCGATACCAGCTGGTTTAAATGTGCAGGTGGGCGATATCTTAACGGTGCCTTTTCGCCATCAGAGCATTGGTGCGATCGCCCTGGCCTTGGTGACGACCCCCCCAGCTAACCTGCTGCCCGATCAAATTCGGTCGGTAGAGGGCATTGTCGAACAGCGGTTTTTTGCCCCGCCCTACTGGGCGTTGTTGCAGCGGGTAGCCGACCACTACCAAGTGCCGCTGATGCAGGTACTCAAAACAGCCTTGCCGCCGGGGCTGCTGGCGCGATCGCAGCGACGGTTGCGGTTAAAGCGCGATCGCCTGCCTTTAGCGGTTCCCGATGCTCTACCGCCGGGGGCAATAGCTTTGCTCGATGACCTTCAGCGATCGCGCAGCGCAGACTACACCTGGCCCTATCTGCAAAAGCGCGGCCACAGCTACCGAGCCATCCAGCAGCTAATTCAGCTGGGCTGGGTCGAGTCGTATCTGGCACCGCCCCAGCCGCCCAAGACCAAACAGCGCCAGGCCGTTACCCTCGTCTGTGGCGATGTTTTACCCTCAGAACTAAGCCCTCGTCAGCAAGACATTCTTGCCACGCTTCGTCGCCAAGGGGGCGATCTGTGGTTGAGCGATGCTCTGCAACTGTGTCAAACCACCAGCCCCACCCTCAAGCGCCTCACCCAGGCGGGCTGCTTGGTCATCGAACCGCGAGAACAGTTGCGCACCGAG is a genomic window of Nodosilinea sp. E11 containing:
- a CDS encoding RNA polymerase sigma factor, RpoD/SigA family is translated as MTTTYNSDRDSSIAWADESLDGFAPDLNRVAEKVSAADSELTPDLTAWDEDREVLAKFSQSEAMSEMGLSGYSKTLTDDAVGAFFKEMARYPLLKPSEEIELARQVRFLSKVEAASEKLQKELGRKPTRQELVEKMKLSEPEFTQKLHEGRTAKRRMIRSNLRLVVSIAKRYLNRGVPFLDLIQEGALGLNRATEKFDPDKGYKFSTYAYWWIRQGITRTIANDARTIRLPIHIVEKLNKLKKAHRDLRRDLQRNPSEQELADALDVTVEQLRSLQQVRRRSLSLNHRVGKGEDTELMELLEDSRTQTPESKISENMMRQEITSVLAEVLTEREKDIITLRYGLTTGETHTLEEVGGIFNLSRERVRQIQTKAMRKLRRPQVAARLKGWLK
- the folB gene encoding dihydroneopterin aldolase, yielding MDAIHLTNIRAYGYTGALPEENVLGQWFQADIILYLDLAEATQSDRLTDTHDYRTVIAGTQQIIREAKFALIERLAGAIAASALESDPRLQRVTVKVTKLTPPIPDYTGQVAVEISRDRIQ